The nucleotide sequence AGGCTGGCTATCCCCTCCTGGGGGACAGCACCAGAGGGACAACTTCTGAAGGGACACTGttaggaaaattaatccacgaTGtcagaggtttatgtccaaaaaggagacagaggagtcctataactttattcaaataaaggaaGAGGCCATGGGCATTTGCCATCGGATCTCTCAGATTGTTGGGGGATGAACCCCCTTTTTATCCTAAGTTCCCAGCTGCATcaccttcttccttttccccattggctgaggtacttggaaggtacagacttcccaaaTCGCCTATTCTATGTCCCCCTCTAATATGCACCCCCCTTTTGTTatagaaaagaatgaaaaaaataaagctattcATAATTCCATTatgtctttgttctttttctctaggtTCAGGAATTTAACACAGCCTTGGCAGAGCAACAGTCCATGTTGATTAGTAACATTTTCTAGAACTAATAGTTTCTTCTGTTATTTCCCTATCTTTAAGTTCCTAGCCCTATCTACAAACAGATTCACACAgtctgtttgtaaagacacatTCATCTTACTCCTTTCAGACACCATGCCTGGGATGGACACCATAGCTGGAATATGGACACTgtagtttgaatatggacacCATAGCTGGGATACATGCCCTGAACACAGCAGAAAGACCCTCACACCCTCACCTTCAACCCATGAATAACCAGCCACAGCTATAAAGAATTTGTCAAAAACCAGCTTTGTCACTGAAACCACTTGAGgcagaaaacatattttccatGGCTGAAAAGGTCTCATGGAAGAATCTCGTGTCTCCACCCAGCCATGTCGCTCTCCATGCTCCCTCTGGCCATGggcccctccatgtcccctgtgccagccaCACACTCCTCAATATGCCCCACACAAGAAATGCACCTTTCCATGCTGGCCCCGGCCATGCCCCCCTGAGCCACCTCAAGCCACATTTACCCCCATGTCCTCTCCCAGCCGTGTCCACCGCATGCCCAGGACACACACTCCCTCCTGCATTAAGATCCCAAAACTGTGCTGTGCTTCCACTTTGAGCCACAGACCCCGTGCTGCATTCCCAGTATACAAGTACCAGATTGGCCACATCAAGGGTCCCCTTCCGTCTTATTTAAAGTAGTTTGTCCTGCTCTAAGCCAGCTGTGCTTTGCGTTGGGGACAGGAGGGGCCTCCGAGCGCTGGCTCGGAAGGAGCGGCCCTCGGTGGGCGGTGGGAGGGGCGGGAGCGCCCGAACGTGCGGACGGCGGGTCACGATTGGCCAAGACTAGGAGCTAGGGGTTGGGCACCGTGAGCTGCGGAGGATGGGAAGTGCTTTTTACACACTCCGTTAGCTCCGTCGGGAGAGGGAACCATCCCGGCTCCTGACTCGTAAATGCACCACAAGGCAACGGCGGCTGCCGAGGGTGTGGGGGTAGCGGTTGGCAGGGCCGAGGGCTGGGGCGGCGGGAGCTTCCCTGGGGGGCTGAGAGCTCACTGAGGGGCAGGGCGGCTGTGGCGCGGACAAGCACTGGCCCAGTGAGAGCTGTCCCTGCGCGGGGGCTGGCAGCAGCGAGACCCCGCGGGAGCAGGGGCTGACCTGGACCCCAGGCGACGGCACGGTGGGggctcagagctctgctccgctcccggtgccggggCAGCATGGCCGCACCCACGGAAGTACCCCGGGGAGGGGAACAGGGAGCACGGATGGCTGCCGAGGGATCGCCAGGGGTCGTTTAGGCGGGACAGCCTTGGCCGAGCCCCCGCGGCCTTTCCCCGCCCACCGGCCTTTCCCCGCCAATCAGCTCTCGCTGCCCCCTAGTCTTGGCCAATCGTGACCCGCCGTCTGCACGCTCGGGCGCCCACGCCCCCCCCTCCGCCCACCGAGGGCCGCTCCTTCCGAGCCAGCGCCGCCGCTTCCGgcgcgccggggccggggccggggccggggccggggccggggccatGGTCCAGGCGTTCGTGCTGCTGGCGCCGGGCGGGCCCGCCGGCCACGGCCCCTGCCGCGTGCTGTACGCGCGCACCTTCGGGACCCCCCCGGAGACCGCCCTCGGGGGTCCCTGGCAGCGCCTTCGCCGCAAGGAGCAGCTGCTCGTCGTGGCCAGGTACCCGGGAAATCGCCCTCTGCAGGAATCCCCTTCCTGCGGATGCTGGGCTCGGTGGGAGCCTCCCATCTCCTGAACCTCCTGGTGCCCTCCATCTCCTGAACCCCCTGGATTTGTGACACCGCATCCCTCTCCTTGAGAGCCGTGATACACCCTTTTTTTGATGGGAGGACTCCTGGGCTTTGCTGGacccccagggctgggacactTATTCCTGAGAGGAGCCTGGGCCCGGTGGGACCCTCAGAACTGTGGCAGCCCCCTTTTCGGGGGACATGGCTCAGCGAGAGCCACAGGACCATGCCCCCCATTCATGAGATCCGCCCTTGCTGGGGATGCTGGACTCGGCAGGACTTCCGGGACCCTGTTCCCCCAACAGAGGGGTCACTCTGTCCCTGTATGAGGCGGGGGTCCTTTACATGAGGgtccctcttttctcttccaggcAAGTGGCCTCGCATTGCCAACTGCTTCAGTCATCCTTGGGGCGCCCatcctccccacagctcccccagCTACCTGATGAGCCAGTGTCACTCCAGGATGCTCCAGGGGGTCTTTTCCAGATGCCCCCTGGAGACCCGTTCCCTGAGCGGGTGACAGTAGTCTGGTTATCAGTGCTGGCCCTCGCCTTTGCCTTGGTTTGTGAACCCCAAGAGAATCTGTCATTGGCTGAGATCACTCTGCGGCGCCTGGCTCCCcgcctgctcctctccctgcgCCTCCTCGGCCCCGGCGCTGACGTCGTGCTCCGTCCTGATGCTGCTGATGGCCTCCTGGATCGTCTCCTGCCCCATGGGCAGATGCTTTTTCTCAACGAACGTTTCCTCCAGGCAGTGGACCGGGAGCTGGGCATCAAAGCATCCCGCTGAGCTACAGATGATATTCCCGCCCAACATCCCCAGATATGTTTTGGGGATGAGAGACAAGGGAGGGATCTGACATGGTCACCAAGCCCTAGTGGGATGGATGAGAAAAGTAGTTCTGGAATAAAAAGCAACGAGCCAACTAAGAGCCGGGTTTTAATCCATTTATACGCTGACAGTGTCATGGGAGAGCTAATAGCTATCCCCATAAATCCATCTGGAGCTGGGACAGTTCCATGttcctgtgctgttttcctgcacCGCGTTCTGCACCACTCTGCATGCACGTGACAGGGAGCGGAGGCTCCACGTGGCTGTGAATGGACGCTAAAAGAGGGACCCCGGATTGTGGTTACCCCAGTTGGGCActgtggggcaggcagggggcCTCTGGCAGGGAGACATGGCTCTGGGATGGGATCTTGCCATGGGACACGGGGTGTGCATCTGGCCCCAGGGCATCAGGGTGTCTGTGTGGGGGATTAAATaaacaggcagcagggcaggatgtaGCCgtgtgcctggcacagcagggtggTTGTCCCCAGATGGTGCTGCTTGGGGCCAGGGGACCCATGTGATGCcctgggaggtggcaggagctggcacccacctcctgagctctgcagggtgCAGTGGGGAGCAGGGTCCTA is from Corvus moneduloides isolate bCorMon1 chromosome 5, bCorMon1.pri, whole genome shotgun sequence and encodes:
- the AP5S1 gene encoding AP-5 complex subunit sigma-1, whose product is MVQAFVLLAPGGPAGHGPCRVLYARTFGTPPETALGGPWQRLRRKEQLLVVARQVASHCQLLQSSLGRPSSPQLPQLPDEPVSLQDAPGGLFQMPPGDPFPERVTVVWLSVLALAFALVCEPQENLSLAEITLRRLAPRLLLSLRLLGPGADVVLRPDAADGLLDRLLPHGQMLFLNERFLQAVDRELGIKASR